A stretch of Arachis hypogaea cultivar Tifrunner chromosome 15, arahy.Tifrunner.gnm2.J5K5, whole genome shotgun sequence DNA encodes these proteins:
- the LOC112750213 gene encoding uncharacterized protein, with translation MGTAGDADADKGCAKFLKLNRVQSLAYQDKSKWFQDMRQSLSLTASIIATITFQSAINPPGGVVPAPTGETPICFPSNQTNIQICPGESVVALMKKKYYLGFLICNTICFISSLSVCLLLVSGLSLDNTSVTWFLLIGMCITITSLVVTYLFGAMMVTPEIIKNVGSAFAVIMIVWAAVFALVSFLLILRFVSSKNEKVKKHKEQETREQELARVKGSIGDP, from the coding sequence ATGGGAACAGCAGGAGATGCAGACGCAGATAAAGGATGTGCCAAGTTTCTTAAGCTTAATAGAGTGCAGTCACTAGCTTATCAGGACAAAAGCAAATGGTTTCAAGATATGAGACAGAGCCTCAGTCTGACGGCTTCCATAATAGCAACCATCACCTTTCAATCCGCCATCAACCCGCCCGGGGGTGTCGTGCCAGCACCGACCGGTGAGACGCCAATCTGTTTTCCATCTAATCAAACAAACATACAAATTTGCCCCGGGGAATCTGTTGTAGCCctgatgaaaaaaaaatattacttaggGTTCTTGATATGCAACACCATATGTTTCATATCGTCACTAAGTGTTTGTCTCTTACTGGTGAGTGGCCTCTCTCTGGACAATACATCGGTGACGTGGTTCTTGTTGATTGGCATGTGTATCACTATCACAAGCCTTGTTGTTACTTACTTGTTTGGAGCCATGATGGTTACTcctgaaattattaaaaatgttGGGAGTGCTTTCGCGGTTATTATGATTGTGTGGGCTGCGGTGTTCGCTCTAGTTAGTTTCCTCCTCATATTACGCTTTGTTTCTAGTAAGAACGAGAAAGTGAAGAAACACAAAGAGCAAGAAACTCGAGAACAAGAATTAGCTAGAGTGAAGGGTTCGATCGGTGACCCGTAA